From one Phycisphaerae bacterium genomic stretch:
- a CDS encoding PKD domain-containing protein, producing MELTFQASRAFCCDRLAIEFAPIPEPTTLPIGLECRWDFGDGRSAEGCSAAHAYSWPGNYSVALTLRAPDYDTVEIRQRLELSGDSEPITTPEAEAPSTIAVSAGPDQFVTAGDTVRLSATVTTEDTAPIRYRWQQTYGPEVTLSSPTTSSLSFAAPFADVQHAYGFRITAVQNNEVADDVVSITVFPKSDNPADPADPVDPAEVVRPIIVDAGPDRTVTPGTTVRITAQVATESSAPIHYAWRQTSGPSILLDGADRNSISFVPPPAGSRLVYVFRVTATQGEQFDDDTVSVAVSPAESGRGVMFVEQPRGAQPAGEAEVTWMFWQGVQPSEVTLLLDCCECRDTEIPADGPNNQGLYSATIEIPAGRTVWYSVFYSVNGVRYRSQSNYINPPSGNPPGPPAPVIWSFDRQYDPNILEDALSSGQITHVFLFGGDFVEQAFDDPEVLNAIRICREYGAQVIWSRQLWHNFHEFQGMDEVFDPEFYIAAIEQVQGEATALGADYTALDCEAYSNVPLDDYLSNPIPPADYERMSQAITLAAAGAHVDFVIPSGSHGAAYHPNNLYGLLGRTRIASSTYYDAPHKNCRITYEYEIFAAFVHLSTERPDNGLYPYFLIRNVLDRRYLWSASDGAPTNVNGLFLYTGYESDARQVAHTLSTLTPATP from the coding sequence GTGGAATTGACGTTCCAAGCGTCCCGGGCGTTCTGCTGCGATCGCCTGGCGATCGAATTCGCCCCGATACCTGAGCCGACAACGCTTCCCATCGGCCTTGAATGCCGATGGGATTTCGGCGACGGACGCTCGGCAGAGGGATGTAGCGCTGCGCACGCGTATTCCTGGCCGGGCAACTACAGCGTCGCGCTCACTCTTAGGGCTCCGGATTACGACACGGTCGAGATTCGACAACGGCTGGAACTCTCCGGCGATTCCGAACCAATCACGACACCGGAGGCCGAAGCTCCGTCGACTATTGCGGTAAGCGCAGGACCTGACCAGTTCGTGACCGCGGGAGACACGGTACGACTCAGTGCCACGGTTACAACCGAGGACACTGCACCGATCCGGTACCGCTGGCAACAGACTTACGGTCCGGAGGTTACCCTCAGCTCCCCGACGACCTCTAGTCTCTCTTTCGCGGCGCCATTTGCAGACGTACAGCATGCGTATGGATTCCGAATCACAGCCGTGCAGAATAACGAGGTTGCGGATGACGTGGTCTCCATCACGGTGTTTCCGAAGAGCGACAACCCGGCCGATCCAGCCGACCCGGTCGATCCCGCCGAAGTCGTTCGACCGATCATCGTTGATGCCGGACCGGATCGTACGGTGACGCCGGGTACCACCGTACGGATAACGGCACAAGTTGCCACAGAGTCGTCCGCACCGATTCACTACGCATGGCGGCAGACGTCCGGCCCTTCCATTCTGCTTGACGGAGCCGACCGCAACTCGATTTCATTCGTTCCGCCTCCGGCCGGCAGTCGGCTTGTTTACGTATTCCGTGTAACGGCAACGCAGGGAGAGCAGTTTGATGACGATACGGTAAGCGTCGCAGTGAGTCCGGCCGAGTCGGGCCGAGGCGTGATGTTTGTCGAGCAGCCGCGTGGTGCGCAGCCGGCGGGAGAGGCGGAGGTAACCTGGATGTTCTGGCAGGGTGTACAGCCGAGCGAAGTCACGCTCCTGCTCGATTGCTGTGAGTGCCGTGACACGGAAATCCCCGCCGACGGCCCGAACAACCAAGGACTCTACAGCGCGACGATCGAGATTCCTGCCGGCCGAACGGTTTGGTACAGTGTCTTCTATTCGGTCAATGGTGTCCGATACCGAAGTCAGTCCAATTACATCAACCCGCCAAGCGGCAATCCGCCGGGACCGCCGGCTCCGGTGATCTGGTCGTTTGATCGCCAGTACGACCCGAACATTCTCGAAGACGCGCTATCCTCGGGACAGATTACGCACGTGTTTCTTTTCGGCGGCGATTTCGTCGAGCAAGCATTCGATGATCCCGAAGTGCTCAACGCAATTCGGATATGCCGGGAATATGGTGCCCAAGTGATCTGGTCGAGGCAGTTGTGGCATAACTTCCACGAATTTCAGGGCATGGACGAGGTCTTCGATCCGGAGTTCTATATTGCCGCCATCGAGCAGGTGCAAGGGGAGGCGACGGCGTTGGGTGCCGACTACACCGCGCTGGATTGTGAGGCCTACAGCAATGTCCCGCTGGATGACTATCTTTCCAACCCGATTCCACCGGCAGATTACGAGCGGATGAGCCAAGCCATCACGCTCGCGGCAGCGGGAGCCCACGTTGATTTTGTCATACCGTCCGGTTCGCATGGCGCCGCTTATCATCCCAACAACCTTTATGGCCTGCTTGGGAGGACGCGAATTGCCTCGAGCACGTACTACGACGCTCCACACAAGAACTGCCGGATAACCTATGAGTACGAGATCTTCGCCGCTTTCGTCCACTTGTCCACGGAACGTCCGGACAACGGCCTGTACCCCTACTTTCTGATCCGGAATGTCCTGGACCGGCGATATCTTTGGAGTGCGTCCGACGGCGCGCCGACCAACGTCAATGGGCTCTTCCTCTATACGGGATACGAGTCGGATGCCCGGCAGGTGGCACACACGTTATCGACACTGACACCGGCTACGCCGTAG
- a CDS encoding glycosyltransferase — translation MRLGIYHGPLFKGQNGYETYGPYARYLEEFSRHFEELTIFAPVATSETDYRGCLIHAPNVRIVDLPDFRTHIQATWHLPKLYGIFRREIGRVDAINCRNTAPYGYLLYFLGRRRRTPFMYHFTSDPWEVLRVGERYRGLYGRFARMAYRFDFAIQTRVMRRTWSVINGRAVCKRLSKITDRMEPIVSSTFSQEQIVERTDYQLHQPPRLLYVGYLKHMKGLGHLLDAVKILYGRGKFVELRLVGAGPEERWLRDRASTLQIADRVNFRGYIPMGGSLYAEYDEADLFVFPSLSEGSPRVVLEALARGLPVISTGVGSVPDLIRTGETGLLVPCADATAIADAISRYISDEALRARCGRAGQAVAREHTLEKFIGTLARRLQQLYRDRNTR, via the coding sequence ATGAGGCTCGGCATTTATCACGGACCGCTGTTCAAGGGGCAGAACGGCTACGAGACGTACGGCCCTTACGCGCGATACCTTGAGGAATTTTCGCGGCACTTCGAAGAACTGACCATCTTCGCCCCGGTTGCAACGAGCGAGACCGATTACCGCGGCTGTTTGATACACGCCCCCAATGTCCGTATCGTCGACCTTCCGGACTTCCGCACGCACATCCAAGCTACGTGGCATCTCCCGAAGCTCTACGGAATATTCCGGCGCGAAATTGGACGCGTCGATGCGATCAACTGCCGCAACACGGCTCCATACGGGTATCTGCTCTATTTTCTCGGTCGGCGACGACGAACGCCGTTCATGTACCACTTCACGTCTGACCCGTGGGAGGTGCTCCGCGTCGGCGAGCGGTATCGTGGGCTCTACGGACGATTCGCGCGAATGGCGTACCGATTTGACTTCGCCATTCAGACGCGCGTAATGCGACGCACCTGGTCAGTGATCAACGGGCGGGCGGTGTGCAAGAGGCTGAGCAAGATCACGGATCGCATGGAACCGATCGTCTCGAGCACTTTCAGCCAAGAACAGATTGTCGAGCGTACGGACTACCAGCTCCACCAGCCTCCGCGACTGCTGTACGTTGGATACCTGAAGCACATGAAGGGGCTGGGACACCTATTGGACGCAGTGAAAATTCTCTATGGGCGCGGCAAGTTTGTCGAACTTCGATTGGTGGGTGCAGGTCCGGAGGAACGGTGGCTGCGCGACCGCGCATCGACACTCCAAATCGCAGATCGGGTAAATTTCCGTGGCTATATCCCAATGGGTGGCTCCTTATACGCCGAATATGATGAAGCCGACCTTTTCGTTTTTCCGTCCTTATCGGAGGGCAGCCCGCGTGTTGTGTTGGAAGCCCTGGCCCGGGGTCTGCCGGTGATCTCCACCGGCGTGGGCAGCGTGCCCGACCTGATTCGAACGGGAGAAACAGGCTTGCTTGTTCCCTGCGCTGACGCGACGGCGATCGCCGATGCGATCAGTCGATACATCAGCGACGAAGCCCTGCGAGCGCGGTGCGGGCGGGCGGGTCAAGCCGTCGCTCGGGAACACACACTCGAGAAATTTATCGGTACGCTCGCGAGGCGATTGCAACAACTTTACCGCGATCGGAATACGCGATGA
- a CDS encoding glycosyltransferase family 4 protein, translating into MAYALRDAGHEVTWWSSDFSHRFKRNVDAAAIRSAANARGMDIRLVPTPRYSKNISLARLKSHAAYAREFARTAVMEPKPDIILASSPPLGSAAEAAKIGKDMGISTVIDIQDQWPDNFRRLFPKPLRWLGGLLLSRQYSMERHAYRLAKGIVGVAEGYVRRGITVGGLKEHRGVFPLGVTLDEVDATVAAGRKKYGGKWQKGKDEIWFLYSGSLSHAYDFLTIVRAAIQCQEKFGTRARFFLSGRGELSTEAERIVHENNLSNVTLTGFLEFEEWVCLLSQADAGFNASFPHALIYFPNKIFYYMAAGAAILNTIPGECAELVEREGCGLNYRAGDAEDCFRTIARLMDDPTEAHRMGKASRRLAETRYDRAIISAAFVRFLEGVVNRG; encoded by the coding sequence TTGGCATACGCCCTGCGAGATGCGGGCCATGAAGTCACGTGGTGGTCAAGCGACTTCTCGCATCGCTTTAAGCGGAACGTAGACGCCGCAGCGATTCGGTCAGCTGCGAATGCCCGTGGTATGGATATACGCCTTGTACCGACGCCCCGCTACTCCAAGAACATATCGCTTGCTCGCCTCAAGAGCCATGCGGCGTATGCGCGGGAATTTGCGCGCACCGCTGTGATGGAACCCAAGCCTGACATTATTCTGGCAAGTTCTCCACCGCTCGGGTCCGCGGCCGAGGCGGCGAAGATTGGCAAGGACATGGGAATCTCGACGGTAATCGATATTCAGGATCAGTGGCCCGACAATTTCAGAAGACTGTTCCCGAAGCCACTGCGGTGGCTTGGCGGTCTCTTGCTGTCGCGCCAATATTCGATGGAGCGCCACGCGTATCGCCTTGCCAAGGGAATTGTCGGCGTGGCGGAAGGCTATGTTCGACGCGGGATCACGGTCGGCGGCCTCAAAGAACACCGGGGCGTCTTCCCGCTCGGCGTAACGCTCGATGAAGTAGACGCGACTGTCGCAGCAGGTAGGAAAAAATACGGCGGCAAGTGGCAAAAAGGGAAAGATGAAATCTGGTTCCTCTATTCCGGCAGCCTCAGTCATGCATATGATTTCCTCACGATTGTCAGGGCTGCTATCCAATGCCAGGAGAAGTTCGGCACGCGTGCTCGTTTCTTCCTCTCGGGTCGGGGAGAGCTGTCGACGGAGGCGGAGCGAATCGTTCACGAAAACAATCTGTCAAATGTTACGCTGACCGGGTTTCTGGAGTTCGAAGAGTGGGTGTGCCTGCTCTCGCAAGCTGATGCCGGATTCAATGCTTCGTTTCCGCATGCCCTGATCTATTTCCCAAACAAGATTTTTTATTACATGGCTGCCGGCGCGGCGATTCTCAACACGATCCCCGGAGAATGCGCCGAACTTGTGGAGCGCGAAGGCTGCGGGCTCAACTATCGGGCCGGTGACGCTGAAGACTGTTTTCGCACGATCGCGCGACTAATGGACGATCCCACTGAAGCGCATCGCATGGGGAAAGCGTCGCGCCGTCTGGCCGAAACGCGATACGATCGAGCGATCATCTCCGCCGCTTTCGTGCGCTTTCTGGAAGGTGTCGTGAACCGGGGATAG
- a CDS encoding immunoglobulin domain-containing protein has translation MNQNIDPPPKPLGVPTGYTWSPTLLTLVYDSRRHVTVALGGTVSPQNTGKLPVFQYDGTQWAEDYVLGMPPWRDVGGAAFDMLREKLVIYGGWISNTQHPIDELWEYDGTNWQQREHVEPWPPSTIDAPMAFDPYRGRLIMLAVSHAFDGTWETWEWDGDVWDRGPDLGPVSPESMVFDTWRNKAFLYAGQYNGYLEQTWEYTPGATAAQGVWQQIPITGDPYTTRISAALAYDPHRGRIIRHGGRDSTNIYGYNPATYVWDVAASRWIYVDTMGYEDRRMAASMCFDTYRDRAVLYGGINSYIDNDGVGRSTNFTDTWEWLQESPALADPTAPNDVTSCPGSSATFAVTAIGGPYDYQWFRESSPIPGASGTILFLPNVGYGDAGSYNLRASNPCGAMFSRNAYLSVPVPVSWDRSVQWPAWTCPDVSVFIQPSTPAGTDVVLELQRFDGEFWQAVPGQRTGAGGNFYLANLQKSDTGDYRVVASNHCGTIVSDPHHIQVGVTFDGQPASQSLAPCDTAVFSAPAQGFAYVDYQWQRNGNDLVTDGRITGATSSNLTIAGAHFEDEGVYRCRVTDGCESVYSNPALLTLPTPGWVHRTSSGPVRRLAYTTDMAYNLHRGVSVLYGGFGPGDYLDDTWEWDGVEWTQRFPAHNPGKRGQHEMVFDTTRNTVLLFGGWSATAGLNADVWEYDGIDWTLLTTSPNGPTIDYGKQGDVAYDSARGKMILLAEYVYGPTPTNRTWEFDSRAATWQETYTGNGPTPYDTPIVFDPVRGYTLAQEYGLVGSWQGSYAYANNIWSAFSGAAVLQRYWPVMAYDTVRSRPTAYGCCRNIGSPSAYHTDTYAFSGDQWQQILPEFHPNLFDAEVPAAMVFDTRRRAMVMVGNTYNNSTGQNPLDTWEYRYLDEVVFDRQPADVTATSGQEVSLEVFAAGASNLAYQWQKNGMLLADGPGPDGSIISGTTTASLSIFSTQPMNSGEYAVQVTNRCGSKISASAQLQIFLNGDCDGNGNVDLVDFEEMLACLGAPNAPVHVGCACFDLNEDGAADLRDFAALQLNFLRG, from the coding sequence GTGAATCAGAATATCGACCCGCCACCCAAGCCCCTCGGCGTACCCACGGGTTACACCTGGTCGCCGACTTTACTTACGCTCGTCTACGATAGTCGTCGGCACGTCACCGTCGCATTGGGGGGAACCGTTTCTCCCCAGAACACCGGAAAACTCCCGGTCTTTCAGTATGACGGTACCCAATGGGCTGAGGATTATGTTCTTGGCATGCCACCCTGGCGGGACGTCGGCGGCGCCGCGTTTGATATGCTCCGGGAGAAGCTGGTCATCTACGGTGGCTGGATCAGCAACACGCAACATCCCATCGATGAGCTCTGGGAGTACGATGGCACCAATTGGCAGCAGCGGGAACACGTCGAACCTTGGCCGCCTTCGACAATTGACGCCCCGATGGCCTTCGATCCCTATCGCGGCCGGCTGATCATGCTGGCTGTTTCCCACGCCTTCGACGGTACGTGGGAGACGTGGGAATGGGACGGAGACGTCTGGGATCGGGGCCCTGACTTGGGTCCGGTATCTCCGGAGAGTATGGTTTTCGACACTTGGCGCAACAAGGCCTTCTTGTATGCCGGTCAATACAACGGATATTTGGAGCAAACATGGGAGTACACGCCGGGTGCTACTGCCGCCCAGGGCGTCTGGCAGCAGATCCCGATCACCGGCGATCCCTACACGACCCGAATCTCCGCAGCGCTGGCGTACGACCCTCACCGTGGACGCATCATCCGACACGGCGGGAGAGATTCGACCAACATTTACGGCTACAACCCGGCAACCTATGTCTGGGACGTCGCTGCCTCGCGCTGGATATACGTGGATACAATGGGTTATGAGGACCGCCGGATGGCGGCAAGCATGTGCTTCGACACGTACCGCGATCGTGCTGTGCTCTACGGCGGGATCAATTCTTACATCGACAATGATGGAGTCGGCCGGTCTACCAATTTCACGGATACGTGGGAGTGGCTTCAGGAGTCACCCGCCCTCGCGGATCCGACGGCGCCGAACGATGTGACCAGTTGCCCCGGGAGCAGCGCAACCTTTGCCGTGACCGCCATCGGTGGGCCCTACGATTACCAATGGTTCAGAGAATCGAGCCCCATTCCCGGCGCATCCGGCACGATCCTCTTTCTGCCAAACGTCGGATACGGGGACGCTGGATCATATAATTTACGAGCAAGCAATCCGTGCGGCGCCATGTTCAGCCGCAACGCGTATCTCAGCGTCCCGGTGCCCGTCTCCTGGGATCGGAGCGTACAGTGGCCAGCCTGGACCTGCCCCGACGTCAGCGTCTTCATCCAGCCCAGCACTCCGGCGGGAACGGACGTTGTACTGGAGCTGCAGCGGTTCGACGGCGAGTTCTGGCAGGCGGTCCCGGGGCAACGCACGGGCGCGGGCGGCAATTTCTATCTTGCGAATCTCCAGAAGTCCGACACCGGGGACTATCGCGTCGTCGCAAGCAACCATTGCGGGACAATCGTCTCCGATCCGCACCATATTCAAGTCGGCGTTACTTTTGATGGCCAACCTGCAAGCCAGTCGCTCGCGCCCTGCGATACGGCCGTATTCTCGGCCCCCGCTCAGGGTTTCGCTTACGTGGACTACCAATGGCAGCGGAACGGGAACGACCTTGTAACCGACGGCCGGATCACCGGCGCGACCTCCTCAAATCTGACCATCGCGGGTGCACACTTTGAGGATGAGGGAGTCTATCGTTGCCGCGTCACGGATGGCTGCGAGTCGGTCTATTCCAATCCCGCCTTGCTAACCTTGCCCACGCCGGGGTGGGTCCATCGGACCAGTTCCGGACCGGTGCGTCGCCTGGCCTACACCACCGACATGGCCTACAACCTGCATCGCGGAGTAAGCGTGCTGTACGGTGGCTTCGGGCCGGGGGACTACCTCGACGACACTTGGGAATGGGATGGAGTGGAATGGACACAACGCTTTCCGGCGCATAACCCAGGTAAACGTGGCCAACATGAAATGGTATTCGACACGACTCGAAACACGGTCTTGCTCTTCGGTGGCTGGTCGGCTACGGCCGGGCTCAACGCCGACGTTTGGGAATATGACGGTATAGACTGGACGCTGCTGACGACCTCTCCCAATGGACCGACCATCGATTACGGCAAGCAGGGTGACGTTGCGTACGATTCAGCGCGTGGCAAGATGATTCTCCTGGCCGAATACGTCTACGGCCCGACGCCGACGAACCGCACCTGGGAGTTTGACTCGCGGGCTGCAACCTGGCAGGAGACTTATACCGGTAACGGGCCAACGCCCTACGACACACCGATCGTATTCGACCCTGTGCGCGGCTATACGCTTGCTCAAGAATACGGTCTCGTGGGTTCGTGGCAGGGCTCATACGCCTATGCGAACAATATTTGGTCTGCATTCAGCGGGGCGGCCGTGCTCCAGCGGTACTGGCCCGTGATGGCTTACGACACCGTACGATCGCGGCCCACGGCCTACGGATGCTGCCGCAATATTGGCTCTCCCAGTGCCTACCACACCGATACCTACGCCTTCAGCGGAGATCAGTGGCAGCAGATCCTTCCCGAATTCCATCCCAATCTCTTCGATGCCGAAGTCCCCGCCGCCATGGTGTTCGATACCCGCCGCCGTGCAATGGTCATGGTCGGCAATACCTACAACAATTCCACCGGGCAGAATCCGCTTGACACGTGGGAGTACCGCTACCTGGATGAGGTCGTATTCGATCGCCAGCCCGCCGATGTGACCGCGACCTCCGGACAGGAGGTTAGCCTCGAAGTCTTTGCAGCGGGAGCGTCCAATCTGGCATACCAATGGCAGAAGAACGGTATGCTGCTGGCCGATGGCCCGGGTCCCGACGGCTCGATCATCTCCGGTACCACGACGGCTTCCTTGTCGATCTTCTCGACCCAGCCAATGAACTCCGGCGAGTACGCCGTTCAAGTGACGAACCGATGTGGATCAAAGATCAGCGCGTCAGCCCAATTGCAAATATTCCTCAACGGAGACTGCGACGGAAACGGCAATGTGGACCTTGTCGACTTCGAGGAGATGCTTGCCTGCCTCGGTGCCCCGAACGCTCCTGTTCATGTCGGCTGTGCGTGCTTTGATCTGAACGAGGACGGTGCCGCGGACCTACGTGACTTTGCCGCGCTTCAGTTGAATTTCTTGAGGGGATGA